Proteins from one Ranitomeya variabilis isolate aRanVar5 chromosome 1, aRanVar5.hap1, whole genome shotgun sequence genomic window:
- the INTS12 gene encoding integrator complex subunit 12 isoform X2 produces MAAVMNTELDPVFVKALGFLHSKSKDSAERLKALLDESLCKSIDIGYRPPLKDVEQSKVMLPKPKSDVKSSSSSASSILKPLPTEKVKKEAEKRSAEKMKADMGDPIDLPKKPRLEKPEVRSSPITVPNSKDIPMTDLSNFDETNADDFAMEMGLACVVCRQMTVFSGNQLVECQECHNLYHQDCHKPQVTDKDVNDPRLVWYCARCTRQMKRMAQKNQKPSQKPSPSAASATMLVVKDTSIIKPEMKPKTDSSNTFLAFKRTEVKASAAASGNSSNSGTSSSAASGLTGWAVFVAKNASAAAASSKLGNAVQAAGGKPPSLSAGQKPMGSSSLTAIKTGSTSKPGSGGSSTNSVPLKPLPPLILGKTGLSRTMSSENVSKTGLPSPGVSSGSSMSSQMSSGNGGGSSAGSSGSSSSKAPADQQSGAKGPTSQESQLNAMKRLQMVKKKAAQKKMKK; encoded by the exons ATGGCGGCAGTGATGAACACAGAGTTGGATCCAGTTTTTGTGAAAGCACTTGGTTTTCTCCATTCTAAGAGCAAAGATTCTGCGGAGAGACTGAAGGCATTGTTGGATGAATCTCTGTGTAAAAGCATTGACATTGGGTATCGACCTCCGCTGAAG GATGTGGAGCAGTCTAAAGTGATGCTGCCTAAGCCTAAGTCAGATGTGAAGAGTAGCAGCAGTTCTGCAAGCAGCATCCTGAAACCACTGCCAACAGAGAAGGTGAAGAAAGAGGCAGAGAAGAGGTCTGCAGAGAAG ATGAAGGCAGATATGGGTGACCCTATTGATTTACCGAAGAAGCCCCGCTTGGAAAAACCAGAGGTGCGCTCCTCACCGATCACTGTGCCGAACAGTAAGGACATACCAATGACTGATCTCTCCAACTTTGATGAAACTAATGCAGATGACTTTGCCATGGAGATGGGTTTAGCCTGCGTAGTCTGCCG ACAGATGACCGTTTTCTCTGGTAATCAGCTGGTAGAATGTCAGGAATGCCATAATCTCTACCATCAAGATTGTCACAAACCTCAAGTCACAGATAAGGATGTGAATGATCCCCGACTGGTCTGGTACTGTGCACGCTGTACTAGGCAGATGAAAAGAATG GCACAGAAAAATCAGAAGCCATCTCAGAAGCCTTCCCCTTCAGCCGCTTCTGCTACAATGCTAGTAGTAAAGGACACATCCATCATCAAACCTGAAATGAAGCCCAAAACGGATTCCTCAAACACATTCCTAGCTTTCAAAAGGACAGAAGTGAAG GCATCAGCGGCAGCCTCTGGGAATTCCTCTAATTCTGGAACATCGTCCTCTGCTGCAAGTGGTCTTACAGGGTGGGCAGTATTTGTCGCAAAAAATGCTTCGGCTGCAGCTGCGTCCTCCAAACTAGGCAACGCAGTACAGGCTGCTGGTGGAAAACCTCCGAGCCTGTCTGCAGGTCAAAAGCCCATGGGATCAAGTAGCTTGACAGCCATAAAGACAGGATCTACCTCTAAGCCAGGCTCTGGGGGCAGCAGTACAAATTCTGTTCCATTAAAACCCTTGCCGCCTCTAATACTTGGAAAAACAGGCCTCAGCCGTACTATGAGCAGCGAGAACGTCAGCAAAACAGGCCTGCCAAGTCCAGGCGTAAGTTCTGGGAGTAGCATGAGCAGTCAGATGAGCAGCGGTAATGGCGGAGGCAGCTCTGCAGGAAGCAGTGGAAGCTCTAGTAGTAAAGCTCCTGCAGATCAACAGTCTGGAGCCAAAGGTCCGACGTCTCAAGAATCTCAGTTAAACGCCATGAAGAGACTTCAAATGGTGAAAAAGAAAGCTgctcagaaaaaaatgaaaaaataa
- the INTS12 gene encoding integrator complex subunit 12 isoform X3, which produces MSLLVLLLGKCVDVEQSKVMLPKPKSDVKSSSSSASSILKPLPTEKVKKEAEKRSAEKMKADMGDPIDLPKKPRLEKPEVRSSPITVPNSKDIPMTDLSNFDETNADDFAMEMGLACVVCRQMTVFSGNQLVECQECHNLYHQDCHKPQVTDKDVNDPRLVWYCARCTRQMKRMAQKNQKPSQKPSPSAASATMLVVKDTSIIKPEMKPKTDSSNTFLAFKRTEVKASAAASGNSSNSGTSSSAASGLTGWAVFVAKNASAAAASSKLGNAVQAAGGKPPSLSAGQKPMGSSSLTAIKTGSTSKPGSGGSSTNSVPLKPLPPLILGKTGLSRTMSSENVSKTGLPSPGVSSGSSMSSQMSSGNGGGSSAGSSGSSSSKAPADQQSGAKGPTSQESQLNAMKRLQMVKKKAAQKKMKK; this is translated from the exons ATGAGTCTTCTGGTGTTACTACTTGGGAAATGTGTG GATGTGGAGCAGTCTAAAGTGATGCTGCCTAAGCCTAAGTCAGATGTGAAGAGTAGCAGCAGTTCTGCAAGCAGCATCCTGAAACCACTGCCAACAGAGAAGGTGAAGAAAGAGGCAGAGAAGAGGTCTGCAGAGAAG ATGAAGGCAGATATGGGTGACCCTATTGATTTACCGAAGAAGCCCCGCTTGGAAAAACCAGAGGTGCGCTCCTCACCGATCACTGTGCCGAACAGTAAGGACATACCAATGACTGATCTCTCCAACTTTGATGAAACTAATGCAGATGACTTTGCCATGGAGATGGGTTTAGCCTGCGTAGTCTGCCG ACAGATGACCGTTTTCTCTGGTAATCAGCTGGTAGAATGTCAGGAATGCCATAATCTCTACCATCAAGATTGTCACAAACCTCAAGTCACAGATAAGGATGTGAATGATCCCCGACTGGTCTGGTACTGTGCACGCTGTACTAGGCAGATGAAAAGAATG GCACAGAAAAATCAGAAGCCATCTCAGAAGCCTTCCCCTTCAGCCGCTTCTGCTACAATGCTAGTAGTAAAGGACACATCCATCATCAAACCTGAAATGAAGCCCAAAACGGATTCCTCAAACACATTCCTAGCTTTCAAAAGGACAGAAGTGAAG GCATCAGCGGCAGCCTCTGGGAATTCCTCTAATTCTGGAACATCGTCCTCTGCTGCAAGTGGTCTTACAGGGTGGGCAGTATTTGTCGCAAAAAATGCTTCGGCTGCAGCTGCGTCCTCCAAACTAGGCAACGCAGTACAGGCTGCTGGTGGAAAACCTCCGAGCCTGTCTGCAGGTCAAAAGCCCATGGGATCAAGTAGCTTGACAGCCATAAAGACAGGATCTACCTCTAAGCCAGGCTCTGGGGGCAGCAGTACAAATTCTGTTCCATTAAAACCCTTGCCGCCTCTAATACTTGGAAAAACAGGCCTCAGCCGTACTATGAGCAGCGAGAACGTCAGCAAAACAGGCCTGCCAAGTCCAGGCGTAAGTTCTGGGAGTAGCATGAGCAGTCAGATGAGCAGCGGTAATGGCGGAGGCAGCTCTGCAGGAAGCAGTGGAAGCTCTAGTAGTAAAGCTCCTGCAGATCAACAGTCTGGAGCCAAAGGTCCGACGTCTCAAGAATCTCAGTTAAACGCCATGAAGAGACTTCAAATGGTGAAAAAGAAAGCTgctcagaaaaaaatgaaaaaataa
- the INTS12 gene encoding integrator complex subunit 12 isoform X1, translated as MVEQYCSHLWILGSITYWGVNMAAVMNTELDPVFVKALGFLHSKSKDSAERLKALLDESLCKSIDIGYRPPLKDVEQSKVMLPKPKSDVKSSSSSASSILKPLPTEKVKKEAEKRSAEKMKADMGDPIDLPKKPRLEKPEVRSSPITVPNSKDIPMTDLSNFDETNADDFAMEMGLACVVCRQMTVFSGNQLVECQECHNLYHQDCHKPQVTDKDVNDPRLVWYCARCTRQMKRMAQKNQKPSQKPSPSAASATMLVVKDTSIIKPEMKPKTDSSNTFLAFKRTEVKASAAASGNSSNSGTSSSAASGLTGWAVFVAKNASAAAASSKLGNAVQAAGGKPPSLSAGQKPMGSSSLTAIKTGSTSKPGSGGSSTNSVPLKPLPPLILGKTGLSRTMSSENVSKTGLPSPGVSSGSSMSSQMSSGNGGGSSAGSSGSSSSKAPADQQSGAKGPTSQESQLNAMKRLQMVKKKAAQKKMKK; from the exons ATGGTGGAGCAGTACTGTTCTCACCTATGGATTCTGGGCTCCATCACTTACTG GGGTGTAAACATGGCGGCAGTGATGAACACAGAGTTGGATCCAGTTTTTGTGAAAGCACTTGGTTTTCTCCATTCTAAGAGCAAAGATTCTGCGGAGAGACTGAAGGCATTGTTGGATGAATCTCTGTGTAAAAGCATTGACATTGGGTATCGACCTCCGCTGAAG GATGTGGAGCAGTCTAAAGTGATGCTGCCTAAGCCTAAGTCAGATGTGAAGAGTAGCAGCAGTTCTGCAAGCAGCATCCTGAAACCACTGCCAACAGAGAAGGTGAAGAAAGAGGCAGAGAAGAGGTCTGCAGAGAAG ATGAAGGCAGATATGGGTGACCCTATTGATTTACCGAAGAAGCCCCGCTTGGAAAAACCAGAGGTGCGCTCCTCACCGATCACTGTGCCGAACAGTAAGGACATACCAATGACTGATCTCTCCAACTTTGATGAAACTAATGCAGATGACTTTGCCATGGAGATGGGTTTAGCCTGCGTAGTCTGCCG ACAGATGACCGTTTTCTCTGGTAATCAGCTGGTAGAATGTCAGGAATGCCATAATCTCTACCATCAAGATTGTCACAAACCTCAAGTCACAGATAAGGATGTGAATGATCCCCGACTGGTCTGGTACTGTGCACGCTGTACTAGGCAGATGAAAAGAATG GCACAGAAAAATCAGAAGCCATCTCAGAAGCCTTCCCCTTCAGCCGCTTCTGCTACAATGCTAGTAGTAAAGGACACATCCATCATCAAACCTGAAATGAAGCCCAAAACGGATTCCTCAAACACATTCCTAGCTTTCAAAAGGACAGAAGTGAAG GCATCAGCGGCAGCCTCTGGGAATTCCTCTAATTCTGGAACATCGTCCTCTGCTGCAAGTGGTCTTACAGGGTGGGCAGTATTTGTCGCAAAAAATGCTTCGGCTGCAGCTGCGTCCTCCAAACTAGGCAACGCAGTACAGGCTGCTGGTGGAAAACCTCCGAGCCTGTCTGCAGGTCAAAAGCCCATGGGATCAAGTAGCTTGACAGCCATAAAGACAGGATCTACCTCTAAGCCAGGCTCTGGGGGCAGCAGTACAAATTCTGTTCCATTAAAACCCTTGCCGCCTCTAATACTTGGAAAAACAGGCCTCAGCCGTACTATGAGCAGCGAGAACGTCAGCAAAACAGGCCTGCCAAGTCCAGGCGTAAGTTCTGGGAGTAGCATGAGCAGTCAGATGAGCAGCGGTAATGGCGGAGGCAGCTCTGCAGGAAGCAGTGGAAGCTCTAGTAGTAAAGCTCCTGCAGATCAACAGTCTGGAGCCAAAGGTCCGACGTCTCAAGAATCTCAGTTAAACGCCATGAAGAGACTTCAAATGGTGAAAAAGAAAGCTgctcagaaaaaaatgaaaaaataa